Proteins encoded in a region of the Flavobacterium sp. MDT1-60 genome:
- a CDS encoding Fur family transcriptional regulator, whose translation MKTTRNTTAKTAVLEIFGKTKTALSHTEIYKQIESLCDRVTVYRILDRLVNDDIVHKIVDLDGTIKYAKCHHHAQRVHIHNHAHFSCEKCLEITCLENVKPSYIIPHNYKVNDINFTLSGICPNCFNSNI comes from the coding sequence ATGAAAACAACGAGAAACACCACAGCAAAGACGGCCGTTTTAGAGATTTTTGGGAAAACCAAAACTGCATTATCACACACCGAGATTTACAAACAAATAGAAAGTTTATGTGATCGCGTAACCGTTTATAGAATCTTAGACCGTCTGGTTAATGACGATATTGTCCATAAAATTGTCGACCTCGATGGAACAATTAAATACGCAAAATGCCATCATCATGCCCAGCGAGTTCACATTCATAATCACGCTCATTTCAGCTGTGAAAAGTGTCTCGAAATAACTTGTCTTGAAAATGTAAAGCCGAGTTATATTATTCCGCACAATTATAAAGTGAATGACATAAACTTTACATTGTCAGGAATATGTCCAAATTGTTTTAATTCTAACATATAA
- a CDS encoding TonB-dependent receptor, protein MKNSIVILILFTLQFSYAQESTTISGFVSGEGRKIQAANVHLLGTKHKAVTDSLGYYFLENVVVGNYTLQVSQMGFQTLKKKIQVIKDSIQSYDFELTDNENQLNEVVVSGTLKAVKRLESAVPVEVYSPVFFRKNPTPSIYEALQNINGVRPQLNCGVCNTGDIHINGLEGPYTLVLIDGMPIVSSLSTVYGLSGIPNSLVERIEIVKGPASSLYGSEAVGGLINIITKNPTNAPVFAADVFTTTYLETNVDLGMKFNPTKKSTTLLGINYFGYNQVIDKDKDNFTDVTLSERISVFNKWSFLRNNNRLFTIAARGMYEDRWGGDVRWEKKYRGGDEIYGESIYTKRGELIGSYQLPFEEKLMLSFSGNVHYQDSRYGTTSYIANQKIGFLQLTWDKKLGRNDLLAGIANRYSYYDDNTTATKEAENTWLPGIFVQDEITLSPKSQVLLGMRYDYNSIHGSIYTPRVAYRWKKNENTIFRLNAGTGFRVVNLFTEDHAALTGSRDVVIKNDLKPEQSVNANLNYIQKINFGNGTFIGIETTAFYTRFSNKIISDYETDPNKIIYDNINGYAISQGISTNVDVNFPSGLKMILGATVLDNKNVENGISERPFLTENFTATWSVSYKIESLNLLVDYTGNVYSPMNLPLLSELDPRSPKSPWFSIQNIQFTYFGWKNFELYGGIKNLLNFTPMQKNPFLISRTKDPFDKNVQYDSAGKVLVTPDNPYGLTFDTTYVYGQNQSIRGFFGLRYTLR, encoded by the coding sequence ATGAAAAATTCAATAGTAATATTGATTCTGTTTACTTTACAATTTTCTTATGCGCAGGAAAGTACCACTATTTCTGGTTTTGTTTCTGGCGAAGGAAGAAAAATACAAGCCGCGAATGTGCATTTATTAGGCACGAAACATAAAGCAGTTACGGATAGTTTAGGTTATTATTTCTTAGAAAATGTTGTTGTTGGAAATTACACTCTTCAGGTTTCTCAGATGGGGTTTCAAACTTTAAAAAAGAAAATTCAAGTAATAAAAGATTCCATTCAATCGTATGATTTTGAATTGACTGACAATGAAAATCAACTTAATGAAGTTGTGGTTTCCGGAACTTTAAAAGCAGTAAAACGATTGGAAAGTGCTGTTCCGGTTGAAGTTTATTCACCCGTTTTCTTCAGGAAAAACCCGACACCAAGTATTTACGAAGCACTTCAAAACATCAATGGCGTTCGGCCACAGCTTAATTGTGGCGTCTGTAATACGGGCGATATTCACATCAACGGTTTGGAAGGACCGTATACTTTGGTTTTAATTGATGGAATGCCAATTGTGAGCAGTCTTTCAACGGTTTATGGATTATCGGGAATTCCCAACTCGTTGGTTGAACGAATTGAAATCGTAAAAGGCCCGGCTTCGTCTTTATACGGAAGTGAGGCAGTTGGTGGTCTAATCAATATTATCACTAAAAACCCAACGAATGCTCCGGTTTTTGCTGCCGATGTTTTTACAACAACCTACTTAGAAACCAATGTTGATTTGGGAATGAAATTCAATCCAACCAAAAAATCGACTACACTTTTAGGAATCAATTATTTCGGTTATAATCAGGTAATAGATAAAGACAAAGACAATTTTACCGACGTTACTTTGTCTGAACGAATTTCGGTTTTTAATAAATGGAGTTTTCTGCGAAATAATAACAGACTATTTACCATCGCAGCTCGCGGAATGTATGAAGATCGTTGGGGTGGAGATGTGCGTTGGGAGAAAAAATACCGCGGTGGTGACGAAATTTATGGAGAAAGCATATACACAAAAAGAGGTGAATTAATTGGAAGTTATCAGTTGCCTTTTGAAGAAAAATTAATGCTTTCGTTTTCCGGAAATGTTCATTATCAGGATAGTCGTTATGGAACAACATCTTATATCGCGAATCAGAAAATTGGATTTTTACAATTGACCTGGGATAAAAAGCTTGGAAGAAACGATTTGCTTGCCGGAATTGCGAATCGTTATTCGTATTATGACGACAATACAACCGCGACAAAAGAAGCGGAAAATACCTGGCTGCCCGGAATTTTTGTTCAGGATGAAATTACGCTTTCACCGAAAAGTCAGGTTTTGCTTGGAATGCGGTATGATTATAACTCGATTCATGGTTCGATTTATACGCCGAGAGTCGCTTATCGATGGAAGAAAAATGAAAATACGATTTTCAGATTGAATGCCGGAACCGGATTTCGTGTCGTGAATTTATTTACCGAAGATCACGCCGCCCTTACAGGTTCTCGCGATGTTGTAATTAAGAATGACTTGAAACCGGAGCAATCTGTAAATGCGAATCTGAATTACATTCAAAAAATAAACTTTGGGAACGGAACTTTTATCGGAATTGAAACGACTGCTTTTTATACCAGATTCAGTAATAAAATCATTTCTGATTATGAAACGGATCCGAACAAAATCATCTATGATAATATCAATGGTTATGCGATAAGCCAGGGAATCAGCACGAACGTTGATGTTAATTTTCCTTCGGGATTAAAAATGATTTTGGGAGCTACTGTTTTAGATAATAAAAATGTAGAAAACGGAATTTCAGAAAGACCTTTTTTAACGGAAAATTTTACCGCAACCTGGAGTGTTTCGTATAAAATAGAATCCTTAAATTTATTGGTGGATTATACCGGAAATGTTTACAGTCCGATGAATTTGCCTTTGTTGAGCGAATTAGATCCAAGAAGTCCGAAATCCCCTTGGTTTAGTATTCAGAATATTCAATTTACCTATTTTGGATGGAAGAATTTTGAGCTTTATGGCGGCATTAAGAATCTGTTGAATTTTACACCAATGCAGAAGAATCCGTTTTTGATTTCGAGAACGAAAGATCCTTTTGATAAAAATGTACAATATGATTCGGCTGGAAAAGTTTTAGTAACACCAGATAATCCGTACGGCTTGACTTTTGATACAACTTATGTTTATGGGCAAAACCAGTCGATTCGTGGGTTTTTTGGGTTGCGATATACTTTGAGATAA
- a CDS encoding BrxA/BrxB family bacilliredoxin, which yields MYPEEMVKPMQAELTAAGFQDLHSAEAVDNAIKAEGTTLVVVNSVCGCAARNARPGAKMSLEGAKKPDHLITVFAGVDKEAVDAARQHMFPFPPSSPSMALFKNGELVHMLERHHIEGRPAELIAENLQDAFNEFC from the coding sequence ATGTATCCAGAAGAAATGGTAAAACCAATGCAAGCTGAATTGACTGCTGCAGGTTTTCAAGATTTACATAGTGCTGAAGCTGTAGATAATGCTATCAAAGCTGAAGGTACCACTTTAGTTGTTGTAAACTCTGTTTGTGGTTGTGCTGCAAGAAACGCACGTCCGGGAGCAAAAATGAGTTTAGAAGGCGCTAAAAAACCAGATCACTTAATTACAGTTTTTGCTGGTGTTGACAAAGAAGCTGTTGATGCTGCAAGACAACATATGTTTCCTTTTCCTCCATCATCGCCATCTATGGCTTTGTTCAAAAACGGAGAATTGGTTCACATGTTAGAGCGTCACCACATCGAAGGCCGCCCAGCTGAATTAATCGCTGAGAATTTGCAAGATGCGTTTAATGAATTCTGCTAA
- a CDS encoding NAD(P)/FAD-dependent oxidoreductase, translated as MIQQKYFEVIIVGGSYSGLSAAMSLGRSLRQILVIDSGLPCNRQTPHSHNFITQDGEVPAVISATARLQVDFYKTVQFFNGLAIQANTTKEGFEIKTDSGEIFTSKKVLFATGVKDLLPKIKGLAECWGISVLHCPYCHGYEVKTEKTAIIANGEMAFEYAKLISNWTKDLRLLTNGKSTLTSEQRKILQKHEIEIIEDEIESLEHENGNIKQVVFKNQSKAAVKAIYFRPPFKQHCSLPESLGCELTEQGLIKVDIMQKTSIPGVYASGDCVIQARSVAMAVSSGSFAGASINKELIDEVFNI; from the coding sequence ATGATACAACAAAAATATTTTGAGGTAATCATTGTGGGAGGAAGTTACAGCGGACTTTCAGCGGCGATGAGTTTAGGGCGTTCCTTACGTCAGATTTTGGTTATTGATAGTGGTTTGCCTTGCAACAGACAAACGCCGCACTCTCATAATTTTATTACGCAGGATGGTGAAGTGCCGGCTGTCATTTCGGCGACAGCCAGATTACAAGTAGACTTTTATAAAACAGTTCAGTTTTTTAACGGACTTGCTATCCAGGCTAATACAACCAAAGAAGGTTTCGAAATCAAAACAGACTCAGGTGAAATTTTTACCTCTAAAAAAGTATTATTTGCAACTGGAGTAAAAGATCTGCTTCCGAAAATTAAAGGTTTAGCCGAATGCTGGGGAATTTCAGTATTACATTGTCCGTATTGCCATGGTTATGAGGTTAAAACGGAGAAAACAGCTATTATTGCTAATGGCGAAATGGCTTTTGAATATGCAAAACTGATTTCGAATTGGACAAAAGATTTAAGATTGCTGACCAATGGAAAATCAACTTTGACATCGGAACAAAGGAAAATTCTTCAAAAGCATGAAATCGAAATCATTGAAGACGAAATTGAATCTTTAGAACATGAAAACGGAAATATTAAACAAGTAGTCTTTAAAAACCAATCAAAAGCGGCCGTTAAAGCGATTTATTTCAGGCCTCCGTTCAAACAACATTGTTCTTTGCCGGAATCTTTAGGTTGTGAATTGACAGAACAAGGCTTGATCAAAGTTGATATAATGCAGAAAACAAGTATTCCCGGAGTTTATGCAAGTGGTGATTGTGTCATTCAGGCAAGATCTGTGGCGATGGCGGTTTCTTCAGGCTCATTTGCGGGTGCTTCTATCAATAAAGAACTTATTGATGAAGTTTTTAATATTTGA
- a CDS encoding Nramp family divalent metal transporter: MTKSLEEVNQSVATEHKKTGFRKILAFLGPAYLVSVGYMDPGNWATDIAGGSQFGYSLLWVLLMSNLMALLLQSLSARLGIVTQRDLAQASRETYSKLINYILYFLAEIAIAACDLAEVLGMAIGINLLFDIPLIEGVLITVLDTFLLLFLINKGIRKMEAFIIVLVAIIGFSFIFEMIFAEPELDKVIYGLVPSIPSSAALYIAIGIIGATVMPHNLYLHSSLVQTRKFDRTPAGIKQALKYNFIDSTIALNLAFFVNAAILILAAATFYRNGMFEVAEIQDAHKFLEPLLGTKWAPVLFAVALIAAGQSSTVTGTLAGQIVMEGYLNLRIQPWVRRIITRLIAIVPAVIVILIYGESVTGKLLILSQVILSLQLGFAIIPLIHFVSDKTKMKGFHISKTTQVAAWLIALIIVSLNAKLVYDEITSWLENSNHPLFLWFTVVPLAFGFLGLLLYIVFKPFIARAKSNIENHSPHHLKLQYQPKETYTKKNIAISVDFSKADEAALNNAFELGGINAQYTLIHIVETVGALMYGGNVDDHETTIDEKLLLEYKEMLSQKGFKIETELGFGKPNSVIPKIINQGNFDILVMGTHGHTGVKDLLFGTTVDKLRHKISIPLLIVK; the protein is encoded by the coding sequence ATGACCAAATCTTTAGAAGAAGTTAACCAATCGGTTGCAACAGAACATAAAAAAACAGGATTCCGTAAAATATTAGCCTTTTTAGGCCCCGCATATCTGGTAAGCGTTGGTTATATGGATCCCGGAAACTGGGCAACAGATATTGCGGGCGGAAGTCAGTTTGGCTATTCTTTACTTTGGGTTTTACTAATGAGTAACTTAATGGCTTTACTTCTTCAAAGTTTAAGTGCAAGACTCGGAATCGTAACACAACGAGACTTAGCCCAGGCTTCAAGGGAAACTTACTCTAAACTGATCAATTATATATTATATTTTTTAGCCGAAATTGCTATCGCCGCTTGTGATTTAGCCGAAGTTTTAGGAATGGCAATCGGAATAAATCTTCTTTTTGATATTCCGTTAATTGAAGGTGTTTTAATCACGGTTCTCGATACTTTTTTACTGCTTTTCCTAATTAATAAAGGCATCCGAAAAATGGAAGCTTTTATCATTGTTTTGGTTGCCATTATTGGATTCTCTTTCATTTTCGAAATGATTTTTGCTGAACCGGAACTTGACAAAGTAATTTATGGACTCGTTCCTTCAATACCAAGTTCTGCCGCTTTATATATTGCAATCGGTATTATCGGTGCAACTGTAATGCCGCACAATTTATATTTACATTCCTCTTTGGTACAAACGCGTAAATTTGACAGAACTCCAGCCGGAATCAAACAAGCGTTGAAGTATAATTTCATCGATTCTACAATCGCCTTAAATCTTGCCTTTTTTGTAAATGCCGCCATTTTAATTTTGGCTGCAGCTACATTTTATAGAAATGGAATGTTTGAAGTCGCAGAAATTCAGGATGCACACAAGTTTTTAGAACCGCTATTAGGAACCAAATGGGCACCTGTTTTATTTGCCGTTGCCCTGATTGCTGCTGGACAAAGCTCAACAGTAACGGGGACTTTAGCAGGACAAATAGTGATGGAAGGTTATTTGAATTTACGTATACAGCCTTGGGTTCGTCGTATTATTACCCGCTTAATTGCCATTGTTCCGGCTGTTATTGTGATTTTAATTTATGGTGAAAGCGTAACCGGAAAACTTTTAATTTTAAGTCAGGTTATTTTGAGCTTGCAATTAGGCTTTGCGATTATTCCGCTTATTCATTTTGTGAGCGATAAAACCAAAATGAAAGGTTTTCATATTTCTAAAACCACTCAGGTTGCAGCCTGGTTAATTGCTTTAATTATTGTTTCGTTGAATGCCAAATTGGTTTATGATGAGATCACTTCCTGGCTTGAAAATTCTAATCATCCCTTGTTTCTTTGGTTTACAGTTGTACCGCTTGCCTTTGGATTCTTAGGATTGCTTCTTTATATTGTATTCAAACCATTTATTGCAAGAGCGAAATCGAATATTGAGAATCATTCTCCACACCATTTAAAATTACAATACCAACCAAAAGAAACGTATACTAAGAAAAACATAGCAATTTCTGTCGATTTTTCTAAGGCCGACGAAGCAGCACTAAACAATGCATTTGAATTGGGCGGCATAAACGCACAATATACCTTAATTCATATTGTCGAAACGGTCGGTGCCTTAATGTACGGAGGAAATGTTGATGATCATGAAACCACTATCGACGAAAAATTATTATTAGAATATAAAGAAATGCTTTCGCAGAAGGGATTCAAGATAGAAACAGAACTTGGCTTTGGAAAACCTAACAGTGTGATTCCGAAGATTATCAACCAAGGAAATTTTGATATTTTAGTTATGGGAACCCACGGCCACACTGGAGTAAAAGATCTTCTTTTTGGCACAACCGTAGACAAATTGAGACATAAAATTTCGATACCTTTGTTGATTGTTAAATAA
- a CDS encoding MerC family mercury resistance protein, with translation MKKTTTPFYDILGISSATICLVHCLLFPLLTILPLGLNHNPFIDLLFAMVGLFAILKIIKKSGLLIATILVVSMMLIWISVLSEIILDIHLDLIFIGGIGMIIGHLLNYKSHKSKNH, from the coding sequence ATGAAGAAAACTACAACACCTTTTTATGATATTTTAGGAATTTCAAGCGCGACGATTTGTTTGGTGCATTGTTTGCTTTTTCCGCTTTTAACCATTCTACCTTTGGGACTAAATCACAATCCTTTTATTGATTTGCTTTTCGCTATGGTTGGACTTTTTGCAATTCTTAAAATTATAAAAAAATCGGGACTTTTAATAGCCACAATTTTGGTTGTTTCTATGATGTTGATTTGGATCAGTGTTTTAAGTGAAATCATTTTAGATATTCATCTCGATCTGATTTTTATTGGAGGAATCGGAATGATCATAGGGCATTTACTTAATTATAAATCGCATAAGAGTAAAAATCATTAA
- a CDS encoding lycopene cyclase family protein, translating to MNSSQIKHFNYVFTGSGLASLMTVYKMVLSGRFADQSILLLDENQKKTNDRTWCFWAKEDTVWDSIISKKWDVALFANEDFKRDLDLTPYQYNQIRGIDFYNFVFEAISKESNITFLKEKVTDINELETHVFVGTEENRYTCDYLFNSIYTKAFFERQTKYPVLQQHFVGWFVKTEEEIFNPEQATFMDFSVEQRGNTRFMYVLPTSKTEALIEYTLFSEKLLLKEEYENEIQLYLKKLGADKFEILEKEQGSIPMTSHPFWKKNTKRVLNIGTAGGWTKGSTGYTFRNSDKKSSELVEFLHSSTSLSMTTFHKKNRFWFYDLLLLNILYRHNELGSGIFSSLFRKGNTKLIFKFLDEETSLFEDAKVILKCPKMPFIKALFRVLFK from the coding sequence ATGAATTCTTCGCAAATAAAACATTTCAACTACGTTTTTACCGGATCGGGCTTGGCTTCTTTGATGACCGTTTACAAAATGGTTTTATCCGGGAGATTTGCTGATCAATCTATTTTGCTTTTAGATGAAAATCAAAAGAAAACCAATGACAGAACCTGGTGTTTTTGGGCAAAAGAAGATACAGTCTGGGATTCGATCATCTCCAAAAAATGGGATGTGGCTTTGTTTGCCAATGAAGATTTCAAAAGAGATTTGGACTTAACGCCTTATCAATACAATCAAATTCGGGGAATTGATTTTTATAACTTTGTTTTTGAAGCCATTTCTAAAGAATCTAACATTACTTTTTTAAAGGAAAAAGTAACCGATATAAATGAACTCGAAACTCATGTTTTTGTTGGTACCGAGGAAAACAGATATACTTGTGACTATTTATTCAACAGTATTTATACCAAGGCTTTCTTCGAAAGACAAACAAAATATCCGGTTTTGCAACAGCATTTTGTGGGTTGGTTTGTGAAAACTGAAGAAGAGATTTTCAATCCTGAACAAGCGACATTTATGGATTTTTCAGTTGAACAAAGAGGGAATACAAGATTTATGTATGTTTTGCCAACATCTAAAACGGAAGCTTTGATTGAATATACACTGTTTTCTGAAAAGCTTCTGCTGAAAGAAGAATATGAAAATGAGATTCAGCTTTATCTTAAGAAACTCGGGGCTGATAAATTTGAAATTCTGGAAAAGGAGCAGGGAAGTATTCCAATGACTTCACATCCTTTTTGGAAGAAAAACACCAAAAGAGTCCTGAATATTGGAACTGCCGGCGGATGGACCAAAGGAAGTACCGGTTATACATTTAGAAATTCGGATAAAAAATCTTCGGAATTAGTAGAATTTCTTCATTCTTCGACTTCGCTTAGCATGACAACCTTTCATAAAAAGAACCGATTTTGGTTTTATGATTTACTGCTTTTGAATATACTGTACCGTCATAATGAATTGGGAAGCGGTATTTTTTCTTCTTTATTCCGAAAAGGAAATACGAAGTTAATTTTTAAATTTTTGGATGAAGAAACTAGTTTGTTTGAAGATGCTAAAGTTATTTTAAAGTGTCCAAAAATGCCATTTATTAAAGCTTTGTTTCGAGTTTTATTCAAATAG
- a CDS encoding thioredoxin fold domain-containing protein: protein MKKLAILIFFFGITSNGFCQLQSRSFEAMDSLQQIQKRKIIVFIHTDWCQYCQKMKSTTFKNPEIIQSLNSDFYLIDFNAEEKRDIKFNDQLFKYQPSGNNVGIHELALQLGTMNNQIVYPVLCVLNEKNEIILQYNNYLSPKDFKLLLEKLKE, encoded by the coding sequence ATGAAAAAGCTAGCAATACTTATCTTCTTTTTTGGAATTACTTCAAATGGATTCTGCCAACTTCAAAGCAGATCCTTTGAAGCAATGGATAGTTTACAGCAAATTCAAAAGCGGAAAATAATCGTTTTTATTCATACCGATTGGTGTCAGTATTGCCAAAAAATGAAAAGTACAACTTTTAAAAATCCGGAAATTATTCAAAGTTTGAATTCGGATTTCTATCTTATTGATTTTAATGCCGAGGAAAAACGCGATATCAAATTTAATGATCAGCTGTTTAAATATCAGCCTTCCGGAAATAATGTTGGTATTCATGAATTAGCGTTGCAACTCGGAACAATGAACAACCAAATTGTTTATCCGGTTTTATGTGTTTTGAATGAGAAAAACGAAATCATTCTGCAATACAATAATTATCTAAGTCCAAAAGATTTTAAACTTCTTTTAGAAAAGTTGAAAGAATAA